From Domibacillus sp. DTU_2020_1001157_1_SI_ALB_TIR_016, a single genomic window includes:
- a CDS encoding MFS transporter, with product MKDYSKDVEKRTIKKVTMRLIPFLFILYIISYLDRANIGYAALDMNADLGITSEVFGFISGIFFIGYFLFEVPSNILLQRYGSRVWIARILITWGIVSVATAFAQEASHLYIIRFLLGVAEAGFFPGIILYLNFWFRKKELARTIAMFMTAIPVSYIIGGPLSTWIMDNIEWLGVSGWRWMFILEGSPAVILGIVTYFYLTNKPEEAKWLSKEEKTWLIEELRKDKEEHEGKKEVQEKDHKKALTDKKVWHLAIIYFVYISGSLGVGYWMPQIIKELSSFLSNTQIGLISTIPFIVATIAMNYWAVRSDRTGERKMHSAIPLVIGALALIGAGLTSNPFLSMFFLTLSLAGMYCFKGPFFALPSMLLTPSTTVVGIAVINSIGNLGGFLGPYAVGMLKDSTGSTGAGLIFLSAMLLIGFVLVLFIKNSSAQAKSTSQKIIKKTV from the coding sequence GTGAAAGATTATTCAAAAGATGTAGAAAAACGAACCATCAAAAAAGTAACTATGCGCCTCATCCCATTCCTTTTTATTCTGTACATCATATCTTATCTGGACAGAGCGAACATTGGATATGCGGCCTTGGACATGAATGCGGATCTTGGCATCACAAGTGAAGTATTTGGATTTATTTCTGGTATTTTCTTTATTGGTTATTTCTTATTTGAAGTGCCAAGCAACATCTTACTGCAGCGTTATGGTTCAAGAGTGTGGATTGCACGGATTTTGATTACCTGGGGGATCGTCTCTGTCGCTACGGCCTTTGCTCAAGAAGCTTCTCACCTTTATATTATCCGCTTCCTGCTTGGTGTCGCTGAAGCCGGCTTTTTCCCTGGAATTATTCTTTATTTAAACTTCTGGTTTAGAAAAAAAGAACTCGCCCGTACCATCGCTATGTTTATGACAGCTATTCCCGTATCTTATATTATCGGCGGGCCATTATCGACATGGATTATGGATAACATTGAGTGGCTTGGTGTTTCAGGCTGGCGCTGGATGTTTATTTTAGAAGGCTCTCCAGCAGTCATTCTAGGAATTGTTACATATTTTTATTTAACAAATAAACCTGAAGAAGCGAAATGGCTTTCTAAAGAAGAAAAAACCTGGCTGATTGAAGAACTTCGTAAGGATAAAGAAGAGCATGAAGGAAAGAAAGAAGTGCAAGAAAAAGATCATAAAAAAGCGCTTACTGATAAAAAAGTGTGGCATTTGGCGATCATTTATTTTGTTTATATTTCAGGAAGCCTTGGTGTTGGCTATTGGATGCCTCAAATTATAAAAGAACTCTCCAGCTTTTTAAGCAATACTCAAATCGGTCTTATATCCACGATTCCTTTTATTGTGGCTACAATTGCGATGAACTACTGGGCAGTACGCTCTGATCGAACTGGCGAAAGAAAAATGCATTCGGCTATTCCACTGGTCATTGGAGCTCTTGCTCTAATTGGAGCTGGATTAACAAGCAATCCATTTCTTTCAATGTTCTTCCTTACTCTGTCTCTTGCTGGAATGTATTGCTTTAAAGGGCCATTTTTCGCACTTCCGTCCATGTTATTAACTCCATCCACAACAGTTGTAGGTATTGCCGTCATTAACTCCATTGGAAATCTGGGCGGTTTTCTTGGACCTTATGCAGTAGGGATGCTTAAGGACTCAACCGGCTCTACAGGTGCAGGACTTATATTCCTTAGCGCCATGCTCCTGATTGGCTTCGTATTAGTATTGTTTATTAAAAACAGTTCGGCACAAGCCAAATCAACCAGCCAGAAAATAATCAAAAAAACAGTTTAG
- a CDS encoding TerC family protein — protein MESLWLEYAWTLLILIGLEGLLSADNALVLAVIAKHLPEDQKKRAINYGIIMAFAFRFAALFAISFIANVWQIQAIGAAYLLYLGLKHVIKARFGKENENIREEIKEDAAGKGFWPTVGKIALADLAFAIDSILAAVALALGLPDSPLEDFGGMDGGQFIVVVIGGIAGLILIKYAATWFVKLLDQRPALETTAYAIVAWVGVKLAVITLAHEDIGVLDHHFPHSTAWTLVFYGVLVAIALIGWFAPANKSLEKEKL, from the coding sequence ATGGAGTCACTCTGGCTGGAATATGCCTGGACATTGTTAATTTTAATTGGATTAGAAGGATTGCTATCGGCTGATAACGCCCTTGTGCTGGCGGTTATCGCCAAGCATTTACCCGAAGATCAGAAAAAAAGAGCGATAAATTATGGAATCATAATGGCATTTGCTTTCCGATTTGCAGCGCTTTTTGCCATTTCGTTTATTGCAAATGTCTGGCAGATCCAGGCGATAGGAGCAGCGTATCTTCTTTACTTAGGCTTAAAGCATGTGATTAAGGCCCGTTTCGGGAAAGAAAATGAAAATATTCGTGAGGAGATCAAAGAGGACGCTGCTGGGAAAGGTTTCTGGCCTACAGTAGGAAAGATTGCCTTAGCGGACCTCGCTTTTGCGATTGATTCGATTCTGGCTGCGGTTGCTTTAGCTCTTGGCCTTCCAGATTCACCGCTTGAGGATTTTGGCGGCATGGATGGAGGACAATTTATAGTTGTTGTGATTGGAGGGATTGCCGGCCTGATCCTGATTAAGTATGCAGCAACCTGGTTTGTGAAACTTCTTGACCAGCGTCCGGCATTGGAAACAACGGCTTATGCCATTGTAGCCTGGGTCGGTGTCAAACTGGCTGTCATTACGCTTGCCCACGAGGATATTGGGGTCCTAGACCATCACTTTCCACACAGCACTGCCTGGACGCTGGTTTTTTATGGCGTATTAGTGGCCATTGCCTTGATCGGCTGGTTTGCACCAGCCAATAAGTCATTGGAGAAAGAGAAGTTATAA
- a CDS encoding DUF421 domain-containing protein: protein MPDFLNNIPSLPYPLKILLLLFYGIFLLRTAGKKSLSEMTVAESVMRIAVGTIIIGPLALKTEWEAIYGGTLFIIGIVLLMKMQIWFPKLRELFIGVPSVLIKDGKMKLDELKKARLTTDELEVALRQQKIGSIEDVELAILESNGHLSTVLKPGKAPATKEDIQKILDLLAENGIRSSSTKESSPTTPPLFKEAYDESKNLDFKPEES from the coding sequence TTGCCGGATTTTTTAAATAATATACCGTCATTGCCATATCCCTTAAAGATATTACTTTTGTTATTTTATGGTATTTTTCTTCTTCGCACTGCAGGAAAGAAGTCACTTTCAGAAATGACTGTTGCAGAATCTGTAATGAGGATTGCAGTCGGCACGATCATTATTGGACCTTTAGCGTTAAAGACGGAGTGGGAAGCCATTTACGGAGGTACGTTGTTTATTATAGGGATTGTCTTATTAATGAAAATGCAAATATGGTTCCCAAAATTAAGAGAACTGTTCATAGGAGTACCATCTGTATTAATTAAAGATGGAAAGATGAAATTAGATGAATTAAAAAAAGCGCGATTAACAACTGATGAACTGGAAGTCGCACTTCGCCAGCAAAAAATCGGAAGCATTGAAGACGTAGAACTGGCTATATTAGAATCTAACGGACATTTATCGACTGTTCTAAAGCCGGGTAAGGCTCCTGCAACCAAAGAAGATATCCAAAAAATATTGGACCTATTAGCTGAAAACGGGATTCGTTCTTCTTCAACAAAGGAATCTTCCCCCACTACACCACCCTTGTTTAAAGAGGCTTATGATGAATCGAAGAATTTGGATTTTAAGCCTGAAGAGTCCTGA
- a CDS encoding DMT family transporter — MFIKLLFYFLALIAGASLSIEGAIGGTLRENIGEVETTFYMFSIGFMTLILFTLFLVDTPTAKAASPSPCGETGGILKCERVPSPFLFRTPLQLRAVSLARPASFCMPSAYMYLTGGPAVTTGLG, encoded by the coding sequence ATATTCATAAAACTATTATTTTATTTTTTAGCCCTTATAGCAGGTGCTTCTTTAAGTATTGAAGGAGCAATAGGAGGAACATTAAGAGAAAATATAGGGGAGGTAGAAACCACCTTCTATATGTTTAGTATAGGGTTTATGACGTTAATATTATTTACGTTATTCTTAGTTGACACTCCCACGGCTAAAGCTGCAAGCCCTTCACCTTGCGGTGAGACGGGTGGGATTCTGAAGTGCGAACGCGTTCCCAGTCCATTTCTGTTTAGAACTCCCCTTCAGTTAAGGGCGGTGTCATTAGCCCGTCCTGCTTCGTTTTGTATGCCTTCGGCATACATGTACCTTACAGGCGGTCCTGCTGTTACCACAGGACTAGGTTAA